From the genome of Thermodesulfobacteriota bacterium, one region includes:
- a CDS encoding chemotaxis protein CheD — MCVSKDPSAILITYSLGSCIGVSIYDPVVKVGGLLHLMLPESKIAPEKAEKNPCMFADTGVPLLFKEAYKYGADKKRIIIKIAGGAQVMDASGFFNIGKRNYMALRKIFWKNDVLISKEDIGGNVNRTMRLEIGTGRVYLKVSDSGEMEL; from the coding sequence ATGTGCGTAAGCAAGGACCCCTCGGCTATTTTAATTACTTACTCCCTGGGGTCCTGCATCGGCGTGTCCATTTATGATCCTGTAGTTAAGGTGGGGGGGTTGCTTCATCTAATGCTTCCTGAATCAAAGATAGCCCCGGAAAAGGCAGAAAAAAATCCGTGCATGTTTGCAGATACAGGCGTGCCCTTGCTTTTCAAAGAGGCATATAAATACGGCGCTGATAAAAAACGCATAATAATTAAAATAGCGGGCGGGGCGCAGGTTATGGATGCCAGCGGCTTTTTCAATATCGGCAAACGTAACTACATGGCCCTTCGCAAGATCTTTTGGAAAAATGACGTTCTTATAAGCAAAGAAGACATAGGTGGTAATGTCAACCGCACTATGCGCCTTGAGATAGGCACGGGGCGCGTCTATCTCAAGGTATCGGACAGCGGAGAGATGGAACTATGA